The Armatimonadota bacterium genomic sequence GGTAGCCGAGCTGGTCGATCACTTCAAGCAGCACTACGAGGTCGTGGACGTGGACGGCGCCCGTGTGCTCTTCCCCGACGGCTGGGGGCTGGTGCGGGCCAGCAACACACAGCCGGTGCTCGTCGTGCGGGCAGAGGCGAAGACGCCACAGGCGCTTGAGCGGATCCAGGCGACGCTCGAACAGGCGCTGCGCCATTTCCCCGAGGTCGGGCAGATCGACTGGGGCGAGGCGTTGGCTGGCGCAGGAAAACACTGAGTCACCCGTGGACCACCCTTTTCTGCAAAGACTGGGACGCGGAGTCCTCGTCGCCGACGGCGCGATGGGAACGTTGCTGTACGCGCGGGGCGTCCCGTTCGACCAGTCGTTCGAGCTGCTGAATGTCACCGACCGGGACCGCGTCCTGCAGATCCACCTCGACTACATCCGCGCCGGCGCGGAACTGATCGAGACCAACACCTTCGCCGGCAACCGCATCAAGCTCGCCAGCCGCGGCCTCGCCGACCGGGTGCGCGAGCTGAACCGCGCGGGCGCGAAGGTGGCCAAGGAGGCGCGTGACGTCGCCGGCGCACCGGTGTTCATCGCCGGCTCCGTAGGCCCGTTGGGTAAGCCGTTGCGACCGTTCGGGTTGATCTCCGTGGAGGAAGCCCACGACGCGTTCCGCGAGCAGGTCGAGGCCCTCACCGAGGGCGGCGTCGATCTGATCCTGCTGGAGACGTTCTCCGATCTCGACGAACTCCGCGTCGCCGTCCGCGCGGCGCGCGAGGCGACCGACCTACCGGTCGTGGCCGAGATGACGTTCGACGAAGAGGGCCTGACGCTGCGCGGCAACGCGCCGGCGGAGGTCGTGCGCGCGTTGGAGCCGCTGGGCGTGGCCGCGGTGGGCGCCAACTGCAGCGTGGGCCCTCTGCCGATGGTCGACGTCGTCGCGGCGATGGCGCAGGCGGCGTCCGTCCCGATCTTCGCCATGCCGAACGCCGGGTTCCCTGCGCGCGTGGAAGGACGCTTCATGTACTTCACGTCGCCAGGATACTTCGCCGAACACGCGCGGCGGATGGTGCAGGTGGGTGCGCGCGTCGTGGGCGGCTGCTGCGGCACCACGCCGGAGCACATCGCCGCCATCGCGGAGGCGGTTCGCGCGCTGCAACCCGGTGCACGCGTCGAAGTGGTGCTGCCCCCGGTCCCCAAGCCGGAGCCCGCGCCGGTGGTGCCCTCGGAACCGACCGAGTTGAGTCGCAAGTTGGGAAGGCAGTTTGTCATCAGCGTCGAGGTCGACCCGCCCAAGGGTACGGACCCGCGCAAGGACCTTCTGGGCGCACAGATGCTGCGCGAGCCCGGCATCGACGCCGTCAACGTCGGCGACAGCCCCCTGGGCCGCGTGCGGATGGGTGCGGTGGCGATGTGCGTCCTGGTCCAGCAGCAGGTGGGTTTGGAGACGATCATCCACTTCACGACCCGCGACCGCAACTTGATGGCCCTGCAGGCCGACCTGATCGGACTGCACGCGCTGGGGGTGCGCAACATCTTGGCGCTCACCGGCGACCCGCCGCGCGCCGGGGACTACCCCGGGGCGACCGCGGTGTACGACACCGACTCCATCGGTCTGGCGCGCATCCTCAAGCGGCTGAACGAGGGGACCGACCTCGCGGGCAAGCCGATCGGCCAGCCGACGTCGTTTTGCGTGGCGGTCGCCTTCGACATGCATCCGGACACCCTGGACCGGGAGATGGCGCGCCTGGACCGCAAGATCGAGGCGGGTGCGGACTTCGTCATGACCCAGCCGATCTTCGAGCCCGAGGTCCTCGACCACTACCTGCGCCGCGTGGGCCGGCCGCCGCGCCCGATGCTCATCGGCGTCCTGCCGCTACAGTCCGGCCGCCACGCCGAGTTCCTGCACCACGAGGTGCCGGGCATCCACATCCCCGACTGGGTCCGCCAGCGCATGGCCCGGGCCGGCAACCGCGGTCGTGAGGAGGGGCTACAGCTGGCGATCGAACTGCTGGACGCCATCGCCGACCGCATCGACGGGGTGTACCTGATGCCCTCCTTCGGCCGCTACGAGGTGGTGGCCGAACTCGTCACCCGCCTCCGCACGCATCCGGCACTCGCCTCCGGGCGCTCTCGTCCGTGACCCACAATGGATGAGGGACCCGCGCCCGCCCTGGGGTTCCAGGTACGGGTACCAGGTACCGGTTCCAGGTGCCGGTTCCAGGTACCGGTTCCAGGTACCGGTTCCAGGTGCCGGTTCCAGGTACCCCCCAGCGGTGTGAATCAGATGGTACGCACGTGGTAGGCTGGTGCCATGGAGGCCAGACAGCCCGTACCGGACGACGAGATCGACCTCAGGCAGCTGTTCGGAGCCCTTTGGCGCGGCCGCTGGACGATCCTGGCGCTCATGGTTGCCGCGGCACTGATCGCAGCCGTCCTCAGCGTTTTCGTCATCGCCCCGACCTACGAGTCGCGGACGTACATCCAGCTCAGCGAGCACAGCTCACCCGCATACGCGACGCCGCAGGCGGCAGCACGGGTGCTCACCAGTGTGTCGTTCCTGCGGCCCATCGCCGCGCGGTACGGGATCCCTACGGACCGGCGCCTGGAGCGCATGGTCCGTGCGGAAGCGGTGCGGGACACCCGGATTGTGTACCTGCGAATCCGGGACCGCAACCCCCAGCGCCTGGAGGCCTTCACACGCGACGTGGTCCAAGAGTTCCTCCGGGTGGCTTCGGAACGGGTCCGGCAGCGCCGCGAGGTCACAAGTCAGCGCCTGGCTGCCGTTCAGGCACAGCTGGACGACGTCGACCGGACCCTGCGGTTG encodes the following:
- a CDS encoding DUF2218 domain-containing protein, producing FDDAVYAAARLLRILSNTDRPLSALLADVPRYHTTPEIRVPCPDDRKFDVVAELVDHFKQHYEVVDVDGARVLFPDGWGLVRASNTQPVLVVRAEAKTPQALERIQATLEQALRHFPEVGQIDWGEALAGAGKH
- a CDS encoding bifunctional homocysteine S-methyltransferase/methylenetetrahydrofolate reductase, with amino-acid sequence MDHPFLQRLGRGVLVADGAMGTLLYARGVPFDQSFELLNVTDRDRVLQIHLDYIRAGAELIETNTFAGNRIKLASRGLADRVRELNRAGAKVAKEARDVAGAPVFIAGSVGPLGKPLRPFGLISVEEAHDAFREQVEALTEGGVDLILLETFSDLDELRVAVRAAREATDLPVVAEMTFDEEGLTLRGNAPAEVVRALEPLGVAAVGANCSVGPLPMVDVVAAMAQAASVPIFAMPNAGFPARVEGRFMYFTSPGYFAEHARRMVQVGARVVGGCCGTTPEHIAAIAEAVRALQPGARVEVVLPPVPKPEPAPVVPSEPTELSRKLGRQFVISVEVDPPKGTDPRKDLLGAQMLREPGIDAVNVGDSPLGRVRMGAVAMCVLVQQQVGLETIIHFTTRDRNLMALQADLIGLHALGVRNILALTGDPPRAGDYPGATAVYDTDSIGLARILKRLNEGTDLAGKPIGQPTSFCVAVAFDMHPDTLDREMARLDRKIEAGADFVMTQPIFEPEVLDHYLRRVGRPPRPMLIGVLPLQSGRHAEFLHHEVPGIHIPDWVRQRMARAGNRGREEGLQLAIELLDAIADRIDGVYLMPSFGRYEVVAELVTRLRTHPALASGRSRP
- a CDS encoding Wzz/FepE/Etk N-terminal domain-containing protein; amino-acid sequence: MEARQPVPDDEIDLRQLFGALWRGRWTILALMVAAALIAAVLSVFVIAPTYESRTYIQLSEHSSPAYATPQAAARVLTSVSFLRPIAARYGIPTDRRLERMVRAEAVRDTRIVYLRIRDRNPQRLEAFTRDVVQEFLRVASERVRQRREVTSQRLAAVQAQLDDVDRTLRLSREVLTRLQSRADLGTDGGFARSFALNAAAVSGGVYGSLLAAQRDLQAELIALEPPYLVQEPYVPSEPVSPRPVLNTAVAATLGLLVGAFGVLVREAWAAVPQQQRSPSTVIPEPH